Proteins co-encoded in one Prunus persica cultivar Lovell chromosome G6, Prunus_persica_NCBIv2, whole genome shotgun sequence genomic window:
- the LOC18772719 gene encoding uncharacterized protein LOC18772719, translating to MEDLGSLWTTYHESTDELKQKLLYTALELESVKTLATDEIRKSEENVNNLLNLLKVAYKERDDARAQLHKLLNKIMPSSPIEAPINMFPHVQPESSLLIPTKANSSITESNSLSETYNHQSHGSSPVESLFDAVSSPEFSNINMADSGNIAFVKQQQQQQPLVQEFNASMSSGMTKTDPASAVIDNFVKGKTLPQKGKLLQAVMEAGPLLQTLLVAGPLPRWRNPPPLQSFKIPPVSIKGCEAASFNQKPMANPSYGVHNKPLSFASYPEMSRGFSQTCSASMLNFNNGASGSCPNNARLLTSNSSIDHQIPIGKRQRLQ from the exons ATGGAGGACTTGGGTTCTCTGTGGACTACTTATCATGAG AGCACTGATGAGTTGAAGCAGAAGCTTCTGTACACAGCCCTTGAGCTGGAATCAGTAAAAACTTTAGCAACTGATGAAATCAGAAAGAGTGAGGAGAATGTGAACAATTTGCTCAATCTTTTGAAGGTTGCATacaaagaaagagatgatGCCAGAGCTCAGCTTCACAAGCTCCTAAACAAGATCATGCCTTCAAGTCCAATTGAAGCACCCATTAATATGTTTCCACATGTCCAGCCTGAAAGCTCACTTTTAATTCCCACCAAAGCAAATTCCAGCATAACTGAATCTAACAGCCTCTCTGAAACATACAACCACCAATCCCATGGCTCTTCCCCTGTGGAATCTTTATTTGATGCAGTTTCTTCACCAGAGTTCTCAAACATCAACATGGCAGACTCTGGTaacattgcttttgtgaagcagcagcagcagcagcagccttTGGTGCAAGAATTTAATGCCTCTATGTCTTCTGGCATGACCAAAACTGATCCTGCTTCGGCAGTGATTGACAATTTTGTCAAAGGGAAGACTCTGCCTCAAAAAGGGAAGCTCTTGCAGGCTGTGATGGAAGCCGGCCCGCTGCTTCAGACACTTCTTGTCGCCGGGCCTCTTCCTCGCTGGCGAAATCCTCCTCCTTTGCAGTCGTTCAAAATCCCACCTGTTTCTATCAAAGGCTGTGAAGCTGCAAGTTTTAACCAGAAACCAATGGCTAATCCTAGTTATGGGGTTCATAATAAGCCACTGAGTTTTGCATCATATCCTGAGATGTCTCGTGGGTTTTCGCAAACATGTTCAGCTTCCATGTTGAATTTCAACAATGGTGCTTCTGGATCATGCCCGAACAATGCAAGGCTGCTCACTTCAAATTCCAGTATTGACCACCAAATCCCAATTGGCAAGCGGCAGAGGCTTCAATGA